The following are encoded together in the Sphingobium sp. CAP-1 genome:
- a CDS encoding MarR family winged helix-turn-helix transcriptional regulator: MSNRPAQLNPEWSLGYQVRRCHRRFDRLLNAMLAKHDLKTGFWYYLRVLWIRDGVTQKYLSDMTNVTENTTVSIINNMMQHGLVERTRDKVDRRKLSVTLTQRGKALEAELMQYAIDINRIAVAGIDPAEVATCVDVLSRMSANLAAEFDSIPNTPAED; the protein is encoded by the coding sequence TTGTCCAACAGGCCCGCCCAGCTCAATCCGGAATGGAGCCTTGGTTATCAGGTCCGGCGCTGCCATCGGCGGTTCGATCGCCTGCTCAATGCGATGCTGGCGAAGCACGATCTAAAGACGGGCTTCTGGTATTACCTTCGTGTGCTGTGGATCCGCGACGGCGTCACCCAGAAATATCTGAGCGACATGACCAACGTCACAGAAAACACGACTGTGTCGATAATCAACAACATGATGCAGCACGGGCTTGTAGAGCGCACCCGCGACAAGGTTGATCGCCGCAAGTTGAGCGTTACGCTGACCCAACGAGGCAAAGCCCTGGAAGCGGAGCTCATGCAATATGCGATCGACATTAACCGCATCGCCGTCGCCGGGATCGATCCGGCCGAGGTTGCGACGTGCGTCGACGTGCTTTCGCGCATGTCAGCCAATCTCGCCGCCGAATTCGATTCTATCCCG
- a CDS encoding MarR family winged helix-turn-helix transcriptional regulator has translation MSGDSGEINLPFDLSIGYQIRLTHRLMQKLLQLKIEQFGVTLGMWYFLRVLWDQDGLTQKELSDLVGTMEPTTLSAIASMEQRGIVARVRNAADKRKINIFLTPYGHELKRKLLPIGIEVGDIAKTGISRREADLQIALLGELQTNLEAAIRSLSPEEPDAKPGRRRREDRGVAGITHEAGD, from the coding sequence ATGAGCGGAGATAGCGGGGAAATCAACCTGCCGTTCGACCTGAGTATCGGATATCAAATCCGACTCACGCATCGACTTATGCAAAAGCTGCTACAGCTGAAGATCGAGCAGTTCGGCGTCACCCTGGGCATGTGGTACTTCTTGCGCGTCCTGTGGGACCAGGACGGCTTAACCCAGAAGGAACTGTCCGACCTTGTTGGAACGATGGAGCCGACCACGCTTTCGGCGATCGCTTCCATGGAGCAACGGGGAATCGTTGCCCGGGTCCGCAACGCGGCGGACAAGCGGAAGATCAACATCTTCCTCACCCCTTACGGTCACGAGCTGAAAAGGAAGCTTCTGCCCATTGGCATCGAAGTTGGGGATATCGCTAAGACCGGCATTTCGCGCCGCGAAGCGGATCTCCAGATCGCCCTATTGGGCGAGCTGCAGACCAATCTAGAAGCTGCGATTCGGAGCCTCTCCCCCGAGGAGCCCGACGCGAAGCCGGGTCGGCGGCGCCGAGAGGACCGAGGGGTCGCCGGCATCACTCATGAGGCAGGCGACTGA